A window of Synechococcus sp. MEDNS5 contains these coding sequences:
- a CDS encoding allophycocyanin subunit beta, with protein sequence MRDAITGLIGRYDQLGRYLDRSAIDRIEDYLAESTIRLKAVELINREAADLVREASQRLFQGDPELLLPGGNAYTTRRLAACLRDMDYFLRYASYALIAGDSTILNERVLNGLDDTYKSLGVPTGPTVRSMVLLADVLCERLVSEGVPPNSLGLARAPFEHMAAGLAASDVRQR encoded by the coding sequence ATGCGCGATGCCATCACCGGATTGATCGGTCGGTACGACCAGCTCGGCCGTTACCTGGATCGATCTGCCATTGATCGGATCGAGGACTATCTGGCTGAATCCACCATCAGGCTGAAGGCTGTTGAGTTGATCAACCGTGAAGCGGCTGATCTCGTCCGTGAAGCCAGTCAGCGCCTGTTTCAAGGGGATCCGGAACTGCTCCTTCCCGGTGGCAACGCCTACACAACACGGCGACTTGCGGCCTGTCTTCGCGACATGGATTATTTCTTGCGCTACGCCAGTTACGCCTTGATCGCCGGAGACAGCACGATCCTGAACGAGAGAGTTCTGAACGGGCTGGACGATACATACAAAAGCTTGGGTGTGCCGACTGGTCCGACGGTGAGAAGCATGGTTCTTCTCGCTGATGTTCTCTGCGAACGTCTCGTTTCTGAGGGCGTTCCCCCGAATAGCCTTGGCCTGGCGCGCGCTCCGTTTGAGCACATGGCTGCAGGGCTCGCTGCCAGTGACGTTCGCCAACGCTGA
- the glnA gene encoding type I glutamate--ammonia ligase, protein MATTAQDVLRQIKDEGIELIDLKFTDLHGKWQHLTICSDLLDAESFNEGLAFDGSSIRGWKSIDASDMAMVPDPSTAWIDPFYSHKTLSMICSIQDPRTGDPYDRCPRALAQRALAYLAGSGLADTAFFGPEPEFFLFDDVRYNSSEGGSFYSVDTIEAAWNTGRLEEGGNLGYKIQLKEGYFPVSPNDTAQDIRSEMLLLMAQLGIPIEKHHHEVAGAGQHELGMKYAQLIQAADNTMTYKYVVRNVAKRYGKTATFMPKPVFNDNGSGMHVHQSLWKAEQPLFFGEGTDANLSQTARWYIGGILKHAPSFLAFTNPTTNSYKRLVPGFEAPVNLVYSEGNRSAAVRIPLTGPNPKAKRLEFRSGDALANPYLAFSAMMMAGIDGIKNQIDPGAPTNVDLFELSAERLSEIATVPASLNGALEALNADHHYLMEGGVFTKDFIDNWIDLKYEEVQQLRQRPHPHEFTMYYDA, encoded by the coding sequence ATGGCTACCACCGCCCAGGACGTGCTCCGTCAGATCAAGGATGAAGGCATTGAGCTGATTGATCTCAAGTTCACCGACCTCCACGGCAAGTGGCAGCACCTCACCATTTGTTCCGATCTTCTGGATGCGGAGTCCTTCAACGAAGGTCTTGCCTTTGACGGATCCTCCATCCGCGGATGGAAGAGCATTGATGCGTCAGACATGGCAATGGTTCCTGATCCATCAACGGCCTGGATTGATCCGTTTTACAGCCACAAAACATTGAGCATGATCTGCTCGATTCAGGACCCTCGGACGGGAGACCCGTACGACCGCTGTCCCCGAGCCCTGGCTCAAAGAGCATTGGCTTACCTGGCCGGCAGTGGCCTTGCTGATACGGCCTTCTTCGGGCCGGAGCCGGAATTCTTCCTCTTTGATGACGTTCGCTACAACTCCAGTGAGGGAGGAAGCTTTTACAGCGTTGACACCATTGAAGCCGCCTGGAACACAGGACGGCTCGAAGAAGGCGGCAATCTCGGCTACAAGATTCAGTTGAAGGAGGGATATTTCCCCGTTTCACCCAACGACACGGCGCAGGACATCCGCTCCGAGATGCTTCTGTTAATGGCCCAACTAGGGATCCCCATCGAAAAGCACCACCACGAAGTGGCTGGTGCTGGACAGCACGAACTGGGCATGAAATACGCACAGCTGATTCAAGCTGCGGACAACACCATGACCTACAAATACGTTGTTCGCAACGTGGCCAAGAGATACGGCAAAACCGCCACGTTCATGCCCAAACCGGTGTTTAACGACAACGGCAGCGGCATGCACGTGCATCAGAGCCTCTGGAAAGCCGAGCAACCTCTGTTCTTCGGCGAGGGCACGGATGCCAACCTGTCCCAGACTGCACGCTGGTACATCGGCGGAATTCTGAAGCACGCACCTTCGTTCCTGGCATTCACCAACCCCACGACCAACAGCTACAAGCGCTTGGTGCCGGGCTTCGAAGCTCCTGTCAATCTCGTTTATTCGGAGGGCAATCGCTCAGCGGCAGTGCGGATTCCTCTGACAGGTCCAAACCCCAAGGCCAAGCGCCTTGAGTTCCGCTCGGGAGACGCATTGGCAAATCCCTACCTGGCTTTCTCCGCCATGATGATGGCGGGCATCGATGGCATCAAGAATCAGATCGACCCGGGTGCTCCCACCAATGTGGACCTGTTCGAGCTTTCTGCTGAGCGTTTGAGTGAGATCGCCACGGTCCCAGCATCTCTTAATGGTGCCCTCGAGGCGCTGAACGCCGATCACCACTACCTCATGGAAGGTGGCGTGTTCACCAAGGACTTCATCGATAATTGGATCGACTTGAAGTACGAAGAGGTGCAGCAGCTACGCCAGCGTCCGCACCCCCACGAATTCACCATGTACTACGACGCCTGA
- a CDS encoding class I SAM-dependent methyltransferase, giving the protein MAPSFTEIAYRTLQQGRSLAGLVHKELSTKVMEVVAPDVVPQTQPVPGEMMDALRQSLNTLHDRDWLDAEEGIYPQSLLFDIPWLDWAERYPRVWLDLPSNWARRRARDVQDLPDLSDRDLYPDYYLQNFHHQTDGYLSDHSAELYDLQVDILFNGAADAMRRRILPFLLNGLKHFSNRSQANLRVLDVATGTGRTLHQIRAALPQATLVGVDLSEAYLRQANRWLNQGRSSLVQLVQGNAERMPFDQGGFQAVTCVFLMHEMPADARQAVLQDCYRLLEPGGVLVLADSVQLKDSPQFDVAMDNFRRVFHEPYYRDYISDDIDQRLVDAGFCNVQAESHFMARVWCATKPDTATK; this is encoded by the coding sequence ATGGCGCCCAGCTTCACCGAGATTGCATATCGGACCCTTCAGCAGGGACGGAGCCTCGCGGGGTTGGTCCATAAGGAACTGAGCACCAAGGTGATGGAGGTGGTGGCACCAGACGTTGTACCGCAGACGCAGCCCGTACCGGGCGAGATGATGGATGCTCTCAGGCAGTCGTTGAACACCCTTCACGACCGCGATTGGCTGGATGCCGAGGAGGGGATCTATCCGCAGTCGCTTCTGTTTGATATTCCATGGCTGGACTGGGCAGAACGCTACCCACGGGTATGGCTTGATCTTCCTTCCAACTGGGCACGTCGCAGAGCGAGAGACGTTCAGGATCTTCCGGATCTGTCGGATCGGGACCTGTATCCCGACTACTACCTCCAGAACTTTCACCATCAAACCGATGGTTATCTCTCAGATCATTCCGCAGAGCTCTACGACCTCCAGGTCGACATCCTGTTCAATGGTGCCGCTGATGCGATGCGTCGCAGGATCCTTCCATTCCTGCTGAATGGTCTGAAACACTTCTCCAACCGCTCACAGGCGAACCTGCGCGTGCTCGATGTCGCTACAGGTACTGGACGAACCCTCCATCAGATTCGAGCCGCACTGCCCCAAGCGACGCTCGTCGGGGTGGACCTATCTGAGGCCTACCTTCGTCAAGCCAATCGGTGGTTGAACCAGGGCCGCAGCAGCCTTGTTCAGCTTGTGCAAGGAAACGCCGAACGGATGCCTTTTGATCAGGGTGGATTTCAGGCTGTGACCTGCGTCTTTCTGATGCACGAAATGCCCGCTGATGCCAGACAGGCCGTCCTTCAGGACTGTTATCGACTTCTTGAACCTGGTGGGGTCCTGGTACTCGCCGACTCCGTTCAGTTGAAGGATTCCCCCCAGTTCGATGTGGCCATGGACAATTTTCGACGCGTGTTTCACGAGCCTTACTACCGCGATTACATCAGTGATGACATCGATCAGAGGCTGGTGGACGCTGGTTTCTGCAATGTGCAGGCTGAATCTCACTTCATGGCACGCGTGTGGTGTGCCACCAAGCCAGATACCGCCACGAAGTGA
- a CDS encoding copper-binding protein, giving the protein MTNPFRIRWLHGWTFQLVLMEGKVQVEAHGFGICLRTAVHPGESPQSAADRLVLAEDRRRRALHQAWIKGQMLPDSNTSDLPPLDGALPEPPDSLVVVQQPVVAA; this is encoded by the coding sequence ATGACGAATCCTTTCAGGATCCGCTGGTTGCATGGCTGGACTTTTCAGCTGGTGTTGATGGAAGGCAAGGTTCAGGTTGAAGCACATGGCTTCGGCATTTGTTTGCGCACCGCGGTGCACCCGGGCGAAAGCCCCCAGTCCGCAGCAGATCGCCTTGTCCTCGCGGAAGATCGTCGCCGCAGAGCCCTTCACCAGGCCTGGATCAAAGGCCAGATGCTTCCCGACAGCAACACATCGGATCTCCCTCCTCTCGATGGAGCCCTTCCCGAACCTCCCGATTCCCTGGTTGTCGTTCAGCAGCCTGTCGTGGCGGCCTGA
- a CDS encoding DUF6439 family protein produces MTVNLWPDGAVDQAKALHQSLSIGDRDWHRLKSNADRRGAELLAAAITQLLQNGERGDVEALTEQALGWIRRELKDPGCPHR; encoded by the coding sequence TTGACAGTGAATCTCTGGCCTGACGGTGCGGTGGATCAAGCAAAGGCTTTGCATCAGTCACTCAGCATTGGAGACCGCGATTGGCACCGGTTGAAATCGAATGCGGATCGTCGCGGAGCTGAGCTGCTTGCAGCAGCGATTACGCAGCTCCTCCAGAATGGAGAAAGAGGAGATGTAGAAGCGCTGACTGAACAGGCTCTGGGATGGATCAGACGAGAACTGAAAGATCCCGGCTGCCCACACCGTTGA
- a CDS encoding ATP-binding protein produces the protein MFSRYLPVFRWADFILPSTLQLSPLLELLLEPVDCQETSCRLQLGLQEAIVNAVRHGNAGDPGKCLRIRRILTPNWLIWQIQDEGNGLPGPARIACLPEQLDADHGRGLFLMHQCFDDIRWSSRGNRVQLACRRPRRSPSIVNGVGSRDLSVLV, from the coding sequence ATGTTCAGCCGCTATCTGCCTGTCTTTCGGTGGGCTGATTTCATCCTCCCGTCAACGTTGCAGCTGAGCCCTCTCCTGGAGCTGCTTCTCGAGCCTGTTGATTGCCAGGAAACCTCTTGCAGGTTGCAGCTCGGATTGCAGGAAGCCATCGTCAATGCCGTGCGTCATGGCAATGCCGGTGATCCTGGCAAATGTCTGCGCATTCGTCGGATTCTCACTCCCAACTGGTTGATCTGGCAGATTCAAGATGAGGGCAATGGGCTTCCCGGCCCCGCGCGCATCGCCTGCCTGCCTGAGCAGTTGGATGCGGATCATGGGCGGGGCTTATTTCTCATGCACCAATGTTTTGATGACATCCGCTGGAGCTCACGCGGTAACAGGGTGCAGCTGGCGTGTCGCCGACCTCGGCGATCTCCCAGCATTGTCAACGGTGTGGGCAGCCGGGATCTTTCAGTTCTCGTCTGA
- a CDS encoding GUN4 domain-containing protein: MLSGRTPTQDLSIDKLLDRFANGSARQRRATAVALEKAADALAAVAAEALKPYEPSGDDWAAGWILQVLRRHQPEALARIPRVESDGWFETPSARGIDYSPMQRALLDEDFEEADRLTSCVLRELAGDQAEKRGYVYFSEVPPMEGLDLATLDRLWIAYSQGRFGFTVQARLLKALDGRYDRLWPRIGWKLDGTWTRYPGAFQWSMEAPEGHMPLINQLRGVRLMDALLSHPGLQPRI, from the coding sequence ATGCTCTCCGGAAGAACTCCAACCCAAGATCTCAGCATCGACAAGCTCCTCGACCGCTTCGCGAACGGCTCAGCCCGCCAGCGTCGCGCGACAGCTGTTGCTTTGGAAAAGGCTGCTGATGCCTTGGCTGCTGTTGCAGCTGAGGCTCTAAAGCCCTACGAGCCAAGTGGTGACGACTGGGCCGCTGGCTGGATTCTCCAAGTTCTTCGCCGGCATCAACCTGAGGCTCTGGCTCGAATTCCCAGAGTTGAATCCGATGGTTGGTTCGAGACTCCCTCGGCTCGAGGTATCGACTACAGCCCAATGCAGCGAGCGTTGCTTGATGAAGACTTCGAAGAAGCCGATCGTCTGACCAGCTGCGTGTTGCGTGAGCTTGCGGGGGATCAGGCCGAGAAGCGGGGTTACGTGTATTTCAGCGAGGTACCACCCATGGAGGGACTTGACCTGGCCACTCTGGATCGTCTCTGGATCGCCTACTCGCAGGGACGCTTCGGCTTCACGGTTCAGGCACGCTTGCTGAAGGCTTTGGATGGTCGATATGACAGGCTTTGGCCGAGAATCGGCTGGAAGCTTGACGGCACTTGGACCCGGTATCCAGGTGCTTTCCAGTGGTCTATGGAGGCTCCGGAAGGGCACATGCCATTGATCAATCAGCTTCGAGGTGTTCGTCTGATGGATGCGTTGCTGTCCCATCCAGGACTTCAGCCCAGGATCTGA